AGTAATCAAACACGTACTTCAAAGGGCGGATACGTAATAACTTTATGTCCTGTCGCTTCAATTGCTCCAGTTTCATTTGCAGAAATATGTCCTGTCTTTGCACTTATTACCGCTTCGTGAACCCTTAGAAGAAAAGATATAGCAATCAGATTAGTCTGTCAACAATATCTTTAGCTCTACCAATCATTTCTTTGCTTTTCTGAAAACTTGCTGTAACAGTAGCTCCCTCAGCTAGCATATAAATGGTATCTGCCAATTCTTCTTTTGTAAACAGGTCATTTTGAAGCGTGATATCATTTAGCAGTTCCAAAATGTAATCCCTGAATTTCATTTTATTTTTATCAATGATTTCAAATGCTTTCTTGTCATCTTGAGGTACTTCAGCATTGGCTTTAATAAAAGGACATCCTCCGAAACTGCTCTGTGTCTGTCTTTTAATTCGAAAATCAAACAAGCCTAAAATTCTATCTTTAGGATGTTTTATTTTTTTAATGTAACTGTATAATTGCTCAAACCAACGCTCATTGGTTTCTTCTAAGTAAGCATAGAACAATTCGTTTTTTGATTTGAAATGATTATACAGTGAACCTCTTGCAATATCTGCTTCATCAATAATTTGATTGATTCCTGTAGAGTTATAACCTTGTTTGTAAAACAAATCAGCTGCTGTACTCAGAATGTTTTCTCTTACATTGTTTGATGATTTCATGCTTTATTTTTTTAATATATATACACCCAAAAGAATAATTAAAGCCCCCATAATATCTGAAAAAATGATAGGCTCTCCTCCAATAAAAGCTCCTATGATTAAAGCTACAATAGGAGGAATATAGGTTACGGAAGCTGCCTTTACAGCTCCTAATTTATCGATGATAAAATAATAGATAAGAAATGCTAAACCTGTACCTAACAAGCTAAGTCCTACAACGAGTCCTAGTGTTGCTTCTGTATTATTGAAAATATTAGTAATACCATCGTAGGGCGTTATAAGGCATAGAATGGCTGTAGCACCTATAAGTTGATAAGCTGTCAATGCCAAACCCGAAATCTTTAATGGACTAACAATTTTTTTTGCATAAATAAATGATGCTCCTAGACTTATCGATCCTATTATCATATACAAAATCCCTTGCCAAGTAGTATCCGTAATGCTTGCATCAAAAGGTTTTGCCAGAATTATTACTCCTAAAAAGCCAAGTATTAATCCGATAATTTTCCTAAGACTTACTTTCTCTTCATTTAGAAATATCGCAGCTAATACAAAAGAAAATAAAGGAGATGAACCACTTAATGCACCGGCAATACCTGAGTATAATAAATGCGATCCTACTACAAAGCAATAGTAGTAAACGACAGCTGCCAGTAAGGACATTATTATAAAATGATACCAATATTTTAGGTGCTCTTTTTTAAATGATCCTTTTACAAATCCGAATAGTATGATTGGAAACACTGCTAGTACAACACGTAGAAAAACAACTTGTATCGGATTTATATACTGCGTTGCCAATTTCATATAGAGAAAATTACTTCCCCAGATTAACCCTAAACAAACAAATGCCAGATTAGGTAAAAAACTCTTTGCATCTATATTTTTCATTTTGCATCCTTTTGCATCAGCAAAGATAAATGAAATATTAATAGATAGACAAATCTGTCTAAATTTTATTTTTTAAAAAATAAAATTATCTACCGCATTATCTAACTCTTCACTCACGATCTTAGCATATACCTGTGTTTGTCGGATAGAGGAATGGTCAAGTAACTTGGAAACATACTCGATACGCATACCATTGTTTAAAGCATTAGTAGCAAAAGTATGACGGCTCAAATGAAAATGAAGTTTGAAAGGCAATTTGATTTCTTCTCCCATTTTGTCCAGATGTACATCACCCAAACGGATTTTACCCCGAAGCTTTAAACTCTTGAATTGTTCATCGCCAAATATTCTCTCAGGGTTTTCTAATACCGGGAATATAAAAGCATCAGGATTTGAGTTCTTTGGTTTATATTTATTGATGATTTCAACGGCTTTTGTTCCTATCTTGAAAGTATGTTGTTTCTGTGTTTTCTGAATGACTTTGGTAATTTTTTTCGTTTCTTCATTATAGCTTTTCCATTGTAGTAACAGCACATCACTAATTCGCAAACCACCTGCATACACGCTGAACAAAAACATATCCCTATGAACGACAGCGTGAGGCTTCTGGCTTAAATCCAGGTTTTCTAAATCTTCCAATTGTTGCTTGTTGAGGTACTGACGTTCTACATTGCTTTTTGGAATTTTGACTTTCTCAAACGGAGAAACAGCATAAGGTATCAGCTCTTCTTTCATTGCATCGTTATAGAATATCCGAAGGATTTTCAAAGACATATGCGTAGTAGTGTTTCCGTTTTTCAGGGTCTTTTTACAGTAATTGGCATAATCGCCCACTAGTGTAGTATTGATATCCGAAAAGTAAAAATCCCTGTGACCAATAAACTTTTCAAATTTCTTGATGTAGATGTTGTAAATATCCGCAGTACGATAAGAAACAATAGATTTGATTTTCTCTAAACGTCTGTCGCAATAATTAAAGAAGTTAGGATCTTCTTTTCCTTTGATGGCTTCTTTTAGTTTTCGTGCAGAAACAGATTTACGAGTACGCTCCACATCGGCAACCTGAGCCTGTGCATCAGCTACTTTCTGAGTTAAGAAAGCATTCATCCTGGCACTGTTCGGATAATTCTTTTTCAGACGTTGTTTTTCATCATCCCATTCACTTGCCTTTGCCTTAACTCCAGTAGTGACAAACTTTGCTTTTCGGTCTTTTATTAAACGGATATAGATAGGACTTTGACCTGTTCCGTCTTCCTGCTGTGTACGAAGTACTAATTTGATTGAAGCCATAAGTTTCGGGATTTAGAATTGTTGTACTACTTTTTGAATCGGGTGCAAAACAATGAAACCATATGTAAATCAATTGTTTCAAAGCGATGCATCGTGATACTAAGGTACAACATTTAGTACAACAAAACAAGTATTTACTTGCGTTTTTGTGCTTTAATATGCATTTGTAAAAATCATAAATCCTTATTTAATAAGCATTTGAAAGCATTTAGGAATTTAAACATTATAATTTCGTATAACAATTGGTTATGCGAAACCAACATATAGAAGTTTCGCTAATCCAACTCTATATGCGTATTTCGCTTTATGTTTTTATAAATATATAGAAAATGTCTTGATTCAAAAGTAAGTCAGTTTTGTGAATTGTATAGCGAAACAAATTGGATGAATTTTCATATAAACAAGATTGTATAACGAAACGATATACATTAAATAATTGGCACTTCCTGCTCGCCTAATTTGTGAACAACATTATTCTCCTATGCGGCTTTCGTCAAAACTTAAAAATCTTGTTGGTTCGCTTTGTATTGGGAGTTAAAGCTTTAGTTTTATTAAAACAGTGCAGTCTGAAACATCAATGATACTGTTTGTTTTTATAATGTCTTTAACAATTCTTAATCCTTCAATTCCTCTTTCAATTTGTCCCATGTATTCTTTGACAAAATTGCCCGGTAGTCTTCCGATCTATTTTTGTTATGCTCAGTAATATAAGCGGCTCTTTCTTTAGAGTCGGGGTGAGTACTAATCCATGTAAGATACTTTGTTCCTTCATGCCCTTGTGATAGTTTATATAGGAAATTTGCAAACGGTTCAGGATTTACCTTTGCTTTTATTAAATAATCAACGGCTTTAATATCTGCTTCTTTTTCTAAATTTCTGTCAAAAGCAGATGAAGAGAGCATTTTTGCAGTTTCTTTGATTACTTCCGGGCCACCATTTGTAGTCATAGAAATTAAAACTGAAAGCCCAATTTCCTTCACTAACTTTTTCATTACGTGATTGAGTTCAATATGCGCAATTTCATGACAGATTACCCCCGTTAGTTCTTGCTGATTGTCTACATTCATTATTAAACCACTGTAAACGATAAGATGCCCGCCAGGCAATGCAAATGCGTTAATTTCGTCTTTGTTAAGAACATGGATCTTTATTTTTTTTCGATCTATTTTATTGGTACTACAGATATGAGTTACGATACTATCGATGGCATTTAAGACATGGGTGTTTTTACTTTCCTTCTCAGTTTTTTTGAATACATCCCAAAACAGTTCGCCTAATTTTTGCTCTGTCGTGTTAGTTATCTTCTGAATTTTGAAAACTTTTACCCAGTCTATTTGTGTTAGAACAAACCATGTTCCCAAAAACAATAATATTGTTATTATACCCTGAAGAACAGTTTTTTTCATGCTTCCGATTTGCAGATAATATTTGTTAATGAGCCATAAAACCACCACTCAATATGGATTCCTTTTCTGGTTTGAATAGCCGTGTAAATGGTTGCGATAAATTCCGCCAGGTTAAAAATAATTGCTGTAATTATATAAGCAATGTATTTATTCGTGATGGTTTCCTCTGTGAAGATTATTGAAACAGTCCACCAAAAACCAAAGCTATTTACTATAAGCATGGATAATTGTGACAACAATGCCTGTGTACAATGCCAACGAACAAAATAGGTGGATTTTCGATTACCCAAGTAAAAAATTAGTGTAGCGATAAGGTTAACTATTGGTAATGGTAGCCCAACCATGATAGCAATTAAAGACATCAAATAACTACTTGAGGCCGTTTCCGATTCATGTTCGCTTAGATCGTGACTGAAATTTTTTATTTGTATCATAATCCTTTGATAATATTCCAGATC
This genomic interval from Pseudopedobacter saltans DSM 12145 contains the following:
- a CDS encoding TetR/AcrR family transcriptional regulator, with translation MKSSNNVRENILSTAADLFYKQGYNSTGINQIIDEADIARGSLYNHFKSKNELFYAYLEETNERWFEQLYSYIKKIKHPKDRILGLFDFRIKRQTQSSFGGCPFIKANAEVPQDDKKAFEIIDKNKMKFRDYILELLNDITLQNDLFTKEELADTIYMLAEGATVTASFQKSKEMIGRAKDIVDRLI
- a CDS encoding M48 family metallopeptidase, whose protein sequence is MKKTVLQGIITILLFLGTWFVLTQIDWVKVFKIQKITNTTEQKLGELFWDVFKKTEKESKNTHVLNAIDSIVTHICSTNKIDRKKIKIHVLNKDEINAFALPGGHLIVYSGLIMNVDNQQELTGVICHEIAHIELNHVMKKLVKEIGLSVLISMTTNGGPEVIKETAKMLSSSAFDRNLEKEADIKAVDYLIKAKVNPEPFANFLYKLSQGHEGTKYLTWISTHPDSKERAAYITEHNKNRSEDYRAILSKNTWDKLKEELKD
- a CDS encoding DUF4870 domain-containing protein, coding for MIQIKNFSHDLSEHESETASSSYLMSLIAIMVGLPLPIVNLIATLIFYLGNRKSTYFVRWHCTQALLSQLSMLIVNSFGFWWTVSIIFTEETITNKYIAYIITAIIFNLAEFIATIYTAIQTRKGIHIEWWFYGSLTNIICKSEA
- a CDS encoding site-specific integrase, whose protein sequence is MASIKLVLRTQQEDGTGQSPIYIRLIKDRKAKFVTTGVKAKASEWDDEKQRLKKNYPNSARMNAFLTQKVADAQAQVADVERTRKSVSARKLKEAIKGKEDPNFFNYCDRRLEKIKSIVSYRTADIYNIYIKKFEKFIGHRDFYFSDINTTLVGDYANYCKKTLKNGNTTTHMSLKILRIFYNDAMKEELIPYAVSPFEKVKIPKSNVERQYLNKQQLEDLENLDLSQKPHAVVHRDMFLFSVYAGGLRISDVLLLQWKSYNEETKKITKVIQKTQKQHTFKIGTKAVEIINKYKPKNSNPDAFIFPVLENPERIFGDEQFKSLKLRGKIRLGDVHLDKMGEEIKLPFKLHFHLSRHTFATNALNNGMRIEYVSKLLDHSSIRQTQVYAKIVSEELDNAVDNFIF
- a CDS encoding DMT family transporter, translating into MKNIDAKSFLPNLAFVCLGLIWGSNFLYMKLATQYINPIQVVFLRVVLAVFPIILFGFVKGSFKKEHLKYWYHFIIMSLLAAVVYYYCFVVGSHLLYSGIAGALSGSSPLFSFVLAAIFLNEEKVSLRKIIGLILGFLGVIILAKPFDASITDTTWQGILYMIIGSISLGASFIYAKKIVSPLKISGLALTAYQLIGATAILCLITPYDGITNIFNNTEATLGLVVGLSLLGTGLAFLIYYFIIDKLGAVKAASVTYIPPIVALIIGAFIGGEPIIFSDIMGALIILLGVYILKK